In Pseudomonadaceae bacterium SI-3, the sequence CGCCAAAGCCGCCAATCTCTTCATCAAACGGCACGGCAGTCAGGCCAAGCTCGCCCAGCTGGCCCCAGAACTCGGCAGAAAAGCCCAGTTCCGACTCGCTGAATTTCTCGCGCTGCTCGAACGGGTAAGCGTCGCGCACCAGACGCGCCGCGGTGTCTTGCAGCATCTGCTGCTGTTCAGTCAGTTTGAAGTCCATTGCGGTGCCCCCTTACAGCTCGAGAATCATCTTCGAGACGATGTTCTTCTGGATTTCGTTGGAGCCGCCGAAGATCGACAGCTTGCGCATGTTGAAGTAGTCGCCGGCCAGCGACGCGCTGTAGTCGGCGTGCAAGAGGTCGCCTTCGTAGTCCAGCTGCATTTCCTCTTCAAGGAACGGCAGCGCGTACGGGCCGATGACCTTGCGCAGCAGGCTGGTGATGGCCTGGCGGATCTCGGTGCCCTTGACCTTGAGGATCGAGGATTCGGCGCCAGGCACGCCCCCTTCCTTCGCGGCCGCAAGAATGCGCAGGGTGCTCATTTCGATGGCCATCAGCTGCATCTCCACTTCCGCAACCTGGGCGCGGAACAGCGGGTCTTCGAGCATCGGCTTGCCGTCGCACACCTCCTTCATGGCGATGCGCTTGAGATGTGCCAGTGCAGCCTTCGAGGCACCGATGCCGGCGAGGCCCGTGCGCTCGTGGGTCAGCAGGTACTTGGCGCAGGTCCAGCCCTGGTTTTCCTCGCCAACGAGGTTTTCCACCGGCACGCGGACGTTGTCGAAGAAGACTTCGTTGACCTCATGGTCGCCGTCCAGGGTGATGATCGGCCGCACGCTGATGCCCGGAGTCTTCATGTCGATCAACAGGAAGCTGATGCCGCGCTGCTGCTGGGCTTCGGGGTCGGTGCGCACCAGGCAGAAGATCATGTTGGCGTGCTGGCCGAGGGTGGTCCAGGTCTTCTGGCCATTGACCACGTAATGGTCGCCGTCGCGCACGGCGCGGGTCTTGAGGCTGGCAAGGTCGGAGCCAGCTCCGGGCTCGGAGTAGCCCTGGCACCACCAGTCTTCGCCGGAGAGGATGCGCGGCAGGTAATGGTCCTTCTGCTGCTGGCTGCCGAACTTGATGATTACCGGGGCGACCATGTTGACGCCGAACGGCACGGTACGCGGCGCGCCAAACTGGGCGCATTCTTCGTCGAAGATGTGCTTTTCCACCGGGCCCCAGGTAGTGCCGCCCAGCTCCACCGGCCAGCCCGGCGCGTACCAGCCGCGCTTGACCAGGATCTGCTGCCAGCGCTCGTGATCCTGCTTGGACATGTGCTTGCCGAGCTTGACCTTGGCGGCGATGTCCGCCGGCAGCTCGTTTGTCAGGAAGGCGCGCACTTCATCGCGGAAGGCGAGCTCTTCGGCCGTGTAGTTGACGTTCATGGATGAATCCTCGATATCCGATCGGCAGAGTGCAGGCGGGCGGTGCTCATTGCCCGGCCTGCCATTCGGTGAAGGTGCGGCCTTCGGCGGCCAGTTTTTCCAGCAGTGGCGCCGGTTTCCACCAGTCGCCGCAACGTGCGTGCAGCTCCTTGACCCGCGCCAGCACGGTGTCCAGGCCAACGCTGTCGGCATAGAACATCGGCCCGCCGTGGAAGGCCGGGAAGCCGTAGCCGTTCAGGTAGATGACGTCGATGTCGCTGGAGCGCTGGGCGATGCCCTCTTCGAGAATCTTCGCGCCCTCGTTGACCAGCGCAAAGATGCAGCGTTCGACGATGTACTGCTCGTCCAGCGCCTTTCGCTCGATGCCTTTCTCTTGTGATGCAGCTTCCAGCATAGGCGTGAGTTCAGGGTTCTCCAGCGGCGTTCGGTTGCCCGGCTCGTAGCGGTAGTAGCCGGCGCCGGTCTTCTGGCCCAGCATGCCGGCGGCGCAGAGCTTGTCGGACACGGTGGGGAAATCCAGGTGCGCCGGCAGGGTTGCGCGCTGGCGCTTGCGGATCGCCTGGCCGATGTCGAGGCCCGACAGATCGCGCATGGCGAAGGGCCCCATGGCCATGCCGAAGTTGCGCAGCGCACCGTCGACCTGTTGTGGCGTGGCACCCTCCTCTAGGAGAAATTCCGCCTCACGGCCGTACTGGAAGACCATGCGGTTGCCGACGAAACCGTCGCAGACGCCGACCACCACTGAGACCTTCTTCAGCTGCTTGCCGATGGCCATGGCGGTGGCGAGCACCTCATTGCTGGTCTTCTCGCCGCGCACCACTTCGAGCAGGCGCATGACGTTGGCTGGGCTGAAGAAATGCAGCCCGACCACGTCTTCAGGACGCTTGGTGAACGCGGCAATGGCGTTCAAATCCAGTGACGAGGTGTTGGAGGCGAGAATCGCGCCGGGTTTGCATACCGCATCCAGCTGCTCGAACACCTGCTGCTTGACGCCCATTTCCTCGAATACCGCTTCAACCAACACATCGGCATCGGCCAGCGCAGCGTAGTCGGTGACGCCTTCGACCAGCGCGAGGCGCTTCTCCATCGCCTCCTCGGTCAGGCTGCCGCGCTTGACGCTCGCCGCATAGGTATCACGGGCTCGCTGCAGGCCGCGCTGCAAGGCTTCTTCATTGATTTCCAACAGCTTTACCGGTACCCCGGCATTGGCGAAGCTCAGCGCGATTCCGACACCCATGGTGCCACCGCCGATCACCGCGGCGGTCTTGATCGGACGCGGTCTCACGTCGGATGGCAGGTCATTGATCTTGCCGGCCTGGCGCTCGGCGAAGAATGAATGAACCAAGGCACCCCGCTGTGGCGAGTTCAGGCATTCGGCAAACAGCTCACGCTCACGCTTGAGGCCTTCGGCCAACGGCAGTTGGGTGGCGGCCTCGACTGCAGCGATGCAACGCAGCGGCGAGAACAGCCCGGGCATGCGCTTAGCGACTTCAGCGTGCTTGGCACGGATCAGGGCCTCGTTGTCGGCGCCCTCAAGGCCTTGGGTCTGCTCGCCAGTGCGTCGCGGTGCGCGGCCTTCATCGACCATACGACGGGCGTAGGCCTGGCCGGCGTCCACCAGATCACCCTCAAAGAGCTCGTCGACGATATTGTGCTCAACCGCCTCAGCCGCACTGATAGGCGTGCCGCTGACAATCATGTCTAGCGACTTGGCGACACCGGCAAGCCGCGGCAGCCGCTGGGTGCCGCCTGCGCCGGGCAGCAGGCCCAGCTTCACTTCCGGCAGACCGACCTTGGCGTCTTTCCGGGCGATGCGGTAATGGCAGCCCAGCGCCACTTCAAGTCCGCCGCCCAACGCGGTGCCGTGGATCACTGCAACGCTCGGCTT encodes:
- a CDS encoding pimeloyl-CoA dehydrogenase large subunit, yielding MNVNYTAEELAFRDEVRAFLTNELPADIAAKVKLGKHMSKQDHERWQQILVKRGWYAPGWPVELGGTTWGPVEKHIFDEECAQFGAPRTVPFGVNMVAPVIIKFGSQQQKDHYLPRILSGEDWWCQGYSEPGAGSDLASLKTRAVRDGDHYVVNGQKTWTTLGQHANMIFCLVRTDPEAQQQRGISFLLIDMKTPGISVRPIITLDGDHEVNEVFFDNVRVPVENLVGEENQGWTCAKYLLTHERTGLAGIGASKAALAHLKRIAMKEVCDGKPMLEDPLFRAQVAEVEMQLMAIEMSTLRILAAAKEGGVPGAESSILKVKGTEIRQAITSLLRKVIGPYALPFLEEEMQLDYEGDLLHADYSASLAGDYFNMRKLSIFGGSNEIQKNIVSKMILEL
- a CDS encoding 3-hydroxyacyl-CoA dehydrogenase, whose translation is MTDAVRLEIQGAIALITVNNPPVNALGQAVREGLLKAFQGAEADQQVRAVALVCEGNTFIAGADIKEFGKPPQAPSLPEVIEFIESCSKPSVAVIHGTALGGGLEVALGCHYRIARKDAKVGLPEVKLGLLPGAGGTQRLPRLAGVAKSLDMIVSGTPISAAEAVEHNIVDELFEGDLVDAGQAYARRMVDEGRAPRRTGEQTQGLEGADNEALIRAKHAEVAKRMPGLFSPLRCIAAVEAATQLPLAEGLKRERELFAECLNSPQRGALVHSFFAERQAGKINDLPSDVRPRPIKTAAVIGGGTMGVGIALSFANAGVPVKLLEINEEALQRGLQRARDTYAASVKRGSLTEEAMEKRLALVEGVTDYAALADADVLVEAVFEEMGVKQQVFEQLDAVCKPGAILASNTSSLDLNAIAAFTKRPEDVVGLHFFSPANVMRLLEVVRGEKTSNEVLATAMAIGKQLKKVSVVVGVCDGFVGNRMVFQYGREAEFLLEEGATPQQVDGALRNFGMAMGPFAMRDLSGLDIGQAIRKRQRATLPAHLDFPTVSDKLCAAGMLGQKTGAGYYRYEPGNRTPLENPELTPMLEAASQEKGIERKALDEQYIVERCIFALVNEGAKILEEGIAQRSSDIDVIYLNGYGFPAFHGGPMFYADSVGLDTVLARVKELHARCGDWWKPAPLLEKLAAEGRTFTEWQAGQ